A genomic segment from Phragmites australis chromosome 6, lpPhrAust1.1, whole genome shotgun sequence encodes:
- the LOC133920903 gene encoding ABC transporter G family member 28-like isoform X1: protein MAWVAAHLLLLAAARAINVPRLSLAQATTNYDDSTGGVGDRGAQAIAGSPMVAGVMNERLKALTSSFAKAIGKKLDYCIKDTDMEWNAAFDFSKDTTFLSNCIKETNGDFQQRVCTAAEMKFYFNSLLDSGENGEKNYVRPNKNCNLSSWIDGCEPGWACSVGKDQKIDLQDEKDIPYRALKCQTCCPGFFCPHGLTCMIPCPLGAYCPLSTLNKTTGICDPYNYQPPPGNPKHTCGAADNWADVVTTDDIFCPPGFYCPTTTMKLPCSSGFYCRKGSTSQTRCYKKSSCPPNSATQDITIFGALLVVASCLVLLIIYNFSGQILTNREKKQAKSREAAARHARETAQARERWKSAKDVAKKAGVGLQSQLSRTFSRRKPGQAQAGPSKVGAGVTPDAAGKKNNLTDMMRSLEENPDSDEGFNIEIGDKALKKPKGKQMHTRSQIFKYAYGQIEKEKAMQQENHNMTFSGVISMAKEHDVTTRPVIEITFKDLTLTLKGSKKKLLRSVTGKLSPGRVAAVMGPSGAGKTTFLSAIAGKATGCETSGLVLINGKIEPIRGYKRIIGFVPQDDIVHGNLTVEENLWFNARCRLSADMSKADKVLVVERVIESLGLQAVRDSLVGTVEQRGISGGQRKRVNVGLEMVMEPSVLILDEPTSGLDSASSLLLLRALRREALEGVNISMVVHQPSYTLYRMFDDLILLAKGGMTVYHGPVKKVEEYFTGLGIVVPERVNPPDYYIDILEGIVKPSLSAGVTVKDLPLRWMLHNGYDVPRDMLQSFSDSESSSFRGSIDHASSDVDAGPSIASVLWGNVKDILGQKKDEYDYNKTSEDLSNRNTPGILRQYRYFLGRCGKQRLREARIQGVDYLILCLAGICLGTLAKVSDETFGALGYTYTVIAVSLLCKIGALRSFALDKIYYWRERASGMSSLAYFLSKDTIDHFNTIVKPIVYLSMFYFFNNPRSSIWENYVVLVALVYCVTGIGYTFAIFFQPSSAQLWSALLPVVLTLVATQQKNTIFADFCYTKWALEAFVIANAHNYSGVWLITRCGSLIRSGYNIEHKALCIVVLVANGLLFRCVAFFCMVTFQKH, encoded by the exons ATGGCCTGGGTGGCGgcgcacctgctcctcctcgccgccgcgcgcgccaTCAACGTCCCCCGCCTCTCCCTCGCGCAGGCCACAACCAACTACGACGACAGCACCGGGGGCGTGGGGGACAGGGGGGCCCAGGCCATCGCCGGGAGCCCCATGGTGGCCGGGGTCATGAACGAACGGCTCAAGGCGCTCACCTCCTCCTTCGCCAAAGCCATCGGGAAAAAGCTCGACTACTGCATCAAGGACAC GGACATGGAGTGGAATGCGGCCTTCGATTTCTCCAAGGACACCACTTTCCTCAGCAACTGCATCAAGGAGACCAACG GAGACTTCCAGCAGCGCGTGTGCACAGCTGCCGAGATGAAGTTCTACTTCAACAGTTTGCTCGACAGTGGGGAGAACGGGGAGAAGAACTACGTCAGGCCCAACAAGAACTGCAACCTCTCGTCGTGGATTGACGGCTGTGAGCCTGGATGGGCGTGCAGCGTCGGCAAGGACCAGAAGATCGACCTGCAAGATGAAAAGGATATCCCTTACAGGGCCCTCAAATGCCAAACCTGCTGCCCTGGCTTCTTTTGCCCCCATGGTCTCACTTGCATGATAC CTTGCCCTCTGGGTGCATACTGTCCACTGTCCACCTTGAACAAAACTACAGGCATCTGTGACCC ATACAATTATCAACCACCTCCTGGGAACCCAAAACATACTTGTGGCGCCGCTGATAATTGGGCAGATGTGGTTACAACGGATGATATTTTCTGCCCACCTGGATTCTACTGCCCGACCACTACAATGAAGCTCCCTTGTAGTAGTGG GTTTTATTGCAGGAAGGGATCAACCTCACAAACTA GATGCTACAAGAAGAGCTCTTGCCCACCAAACTCAGCAACTCAGGACATAACAATATTTGGTGCATTGCTAGTG GTTGCTTCTTGTTTAGTTCTTCTGATCATTTACAACTTCTCCGGTCAAATTCTGACCAACCGTGAGAAAAAGCAAGCAAAATCTCGAGAGGCTGCGGCAAGGCATGCAAGAGAGACCGCGCAAGCTCGAGAAAGGTGGAAGTCAGCTAAAGATGTCGCCAAGAAGGCCGGCGTGGGTCTGCAGTCGCAATTGTCTCGCACGTTCTCGCGCAGGAAGCCTGGCCAGGCACAGGCGGGACCGTCGAAAGTAGGTGCAGGTGTGACTCCAGATGCGGCTggaaagaagaacaacctcACTGACATGATGCGCTCGCTCGAGGAGAACCCGGACAGCGACGAAGGATTCAATATAGAAATAGGTGATAAGGCCCTGAAAAAGCCTAAAGGGAAACAAATGCACACCCGGAGCCAAATTTTCAAGTATGCATATGGTCAGATCGAGAAGGAAAAGGCCATGCAACAGGAGAACCATAACATGACTTTCTCAGGTGTGATATCAATGGCCAAAGAACATGATGTCACTACGAGACCAGTCATCGAGATCACCTTCAAGGACCTAACTCTAACACTGAAGGGGAgcaagaagaagctcttgaGGTCTGTGACAGGAAAGCTCTCGCCTGGCCGCGTAGCTGCCGTCATGGGCCCGTCTGGCGCAGGAAAGACCACATTTCTGAGTGCTATTGCGGGTAAGGCAACTGGGTGTGAAACATCGGGTCTGGTACTTATTAATGGTAAAATAGAACCGATCCGCGGGTACAAGAGGATCATTGGCTTTGTTCCCCAAGATGATATCGTCCATGGGAACCTAACCGTTGAAGAAAACCTCTGGTTCAATGCAAGATGCAG GCTGTCGGCAGACATGTCGAAGGCTGACAAGGTCCTCGTTGTGGAGAGGGTCATCGAGTCCCTGGGGCTGCAGGCAGTTCGAGATTCTCTGGTTGGGACAGTGGAGCAGCGTGGCATCTCTGGCGGGCAGCGCAAGAGAGTCAATGTTGGTCTAGAGATGGTGATGGAGCCCTCGGTGCTGATCTTGGATGAGCCAACGTCTGGTTTGGACAGCGCTTCCTCCCTGCTTCTGCTCCGCGCCCTTCGCCGTGAAGCTCTCGAAGGCGTCAACATCTCCATGGTTGTTCATCAACCCAG TTACACACTCTACAGAATGTTCGATGACTTGATACTTCTAGCCAAAGGGGGCATGACGGTGTACCACGGGCCAGTAAAGAAGGTGGAAGAGTACTTCACAGGGCTGGGCATCGTTGTGCCAGAGCGCGTGAACCCACCGGACTACTACATTGACATCTTGGAGGGTATTGTGAAGCCCAGCTTAAGCGCAGGTGTCACCGTGAAGGATTTGCCTCTCAGATGGATGCTGCACAACGGGTACGATGTTCCACGGGATATGCTGCAGAGTTTTTCAGATTCCGAATCGTCGTCGTTCAGAGGGAGCATAGATCATGCTTCGAGCGACGTGGATGCGGGTCCATCCATTGCTTCGGTGCTATGGGGCAATGTTAAGGATATCCTGGGGCAGAAGAAGGATGAGTATGATTATAACAAAACTTCTGAAGATCTGTCAAATCGCAATACTCCCGGCATTTTAAGGCAGTACAGGTACTTCCTAGGAAG ATGTGGCAAGCAGAGGCTCCGTGAAGCGAGAATACAAGGAGTCGACTACTTGATACTTTGTCTTGCCGGGATATGCCTGGGAACACTAGCCAAAGTGAGCGACGAGACGTTTGGGGCGCTGGGATACACGTACACTGTCATTGCTGTCT CACTGCTATGCAAAATCGGAGCCTTGAGATCGTTCGCGCTTGACAAGATCTACTACTGGAGGGAGAGAGCCTCCGGGATGAGCTCACTGGCCTACTTCCTGTCCAAGGACACCATAGATCACTTCAACACCATCGTCAAGCCCATCGTCTACCTCTCCATGTTCTACTTCTTCAACAACCCCAGGTCATCCATCTGGGAGAACTACGTCGTTCTCGTCGCGCTCGTCTACTGCGTGACCGGCATTGGCTACACCTTCGCCATCTTCTTCCAGCCAAGCTCTGCGCAGTTG TGGTCTGCGCTGCTTCCAGTTGTTTTGACTCTAGTAGCAACTCAGCAGAAGAACACTATCTTTGCTGATTTCTGCTACACAAAGTGGGCCCTGGAAGCGTTTGTCATTGCAAATGCTCACAA CTACTCCGGGGTGTGGCTAATAACACGGTGTGGCTCACTGATCAGGAGCGGCTACAACATCGAACACAAGGCTCTATGTATAGTGGTTCTCGTTGCTAATGGGCTACTCTTCCGCTGCGTAGCGTTCTTCTGCATGGTGACCTTCCAGAAGCACTAA
- the LOC133920903 gene encoding ABC transporter G family member 28-like isoform X2, with amino-acid sequence MAWVAAHLLLLAAARAINVPRLSLAQATTNYDDSTGGVGDRGAQAIAGSPMVAGVMNERLKALTSSFAKAIGKKLDYCIKDTDMEWNAAFDFSKDTTFLSNCIKETNGDFQQRVCTAAEMKFYFNSLLDSGENGEKNYVRPNKNCNLSSWIDGCEPGWACSVGKDQKIDLQDEKDIPYRALKCQTCCPGFFCPHGLTCMIPCPLGAYCPLSTLNKTTGICDPYNYQPPPGNPKHTCGAADNWADVVTTDDIFCPPGFYCPTTTMKLPCSSGFYCRKGSTSQTRCYKKSSCPPNSATQDITIFGALLVVASCLVLLIIYNFSGQILTNREKKQAKSREAAARHARETAQARERWKSAKDVAKKAGVGLQSQLSRTFSRRKPGQAQAGPSKVGAGVTPDAAGKKNNLTDMMRSLEENPDSDEGFNIEIGDKALKKPKGKQMHTRSQIFKYAYGQIEKEKAMQQENHNMTFSGVISMAKEHDVTTRPVIEITFKDLTLTLKGSKKKLLRSVTGKLSPGRVAAVMGPSGAGKTTFLSAIAGKATGCETSGLVLINGKIEPIRGYKRIIGFVPQDDIVHGNLTVEENLWFNARCRLSADMSKADKVLVVERVIESLGLQAVRDSLVGTVEQRGISGGQRKRVNVGLEMVMEPSVLILDEPTSGLDSASSLLLLRALRREALEGVNISMVVHQPSYTLYRMFDDLILLAKGGMTVYHGPVKKVEEYFTGLGIVVPERVNPPDYYIDILEGIVKPSLSAGVTVKDLPLRWMLHNGYDVPRDMLQSFSDSESSSFRGSIDHASSDVDAGPSIASVLWGNVKDILGQKKDEYDYNKTSEDLSNRNTPGILRQYRCGKQRLREARIQGVDYLILCLAGICLGTLAKVSDETFGALGYTYTVIAVSLLCKIGALRSFALDKIYYWRERASGMSSLAYFLSKDTIDHFNTIVKPIVYLSMFYFFNNPRSSIWENYVVLVALVYCVTGIGYTFAIFFQPSSAQLWSALLPVVLTLVATQQKNTIFADFCYTKWALEAFVIANAHNYSGVWLITRCGSLIRSGYNIEHKALCIVVLVANGLLFRCVAFFCMVTFQKH; translated from the exons ATGGCCTGGGTGGCGgcgcacctgctcctcctcgccgccgcgcgcgccaTCAACGTCCCCCGCCTCTCCCTCGCGCAGGCCACAACCAACTACGACGACAGCACCGGGGGCGTGGGGGACAGGGGGGCCCAGGCCATCGCCGGGAGCCCCATGGTGGCCGGGGTCATGAACGAACGGCTCAAGGCGCTCACCTCCTCCTTCGCCAAAGCCATCGGGAAAAAGCTCGACTACTGCATCAAGGACAC GGACATGGAGTGGAATGCGGCCTTCGATTTCTCCAAGGACACCACTTTCCTCAGCAACTGCATCAAGGAGACCAACG GAGACTTCCAGCAGCGCGTGTGCACAGCTGCCGAGATGAAGTTCTACTTCAACAGTTTGCTCGACAGTGGGGAGAACGGGGAGAAGAACTACGTCAGGCCCAACAAGAACTGCAACCTCTCGTCGTGGATTGACGGCTGTGAGCCTGGATGGGCGTGCAGCGTCGGCAAGGACCAGAAGATCGACCTGCAAGATGAAAAGGATATCCCTTACAGGGCCCTCAAATGCCAAACCTGCTGCCCTGGCTTCTTTTGCCCCCATGGTCTCACTTGCATGATAC CTTGCCCTCTGGGTGCATACTGTCCACTGTCCACCTTGAACAAAACTACAGGCATCTGTGACCC ATACAATTATCAACCACCTCCTGGGAACCCAAAACATACTTGTGGCGCCGCTGATAATTGGGCAGATGTGGTTACAACGGATGATATTTTCTGCCCACCTGGATTCTACTGCCCGACCACTACAATGAAGCTCCCTTGTAGTAGTGG GTTTTATTGCAGGAAGGGATCAACCTCACAAACTA GATGCTACAAGAAGAGCTCTTGCCCACCAAACTCAGCAACTCAGGACATAACAATATTTGGTGCATTGCTAGTG GTTGCTTCTTGTTTAGTTCTTCTGATCATTTACAACTTCTCCGGTCAAATTCTGACCAACCGTGAGAAAAAGCAAGCAAAATCTCGAGAGGCTGCGGCAAGGCATGCAAGAGAGACCGCGCAAGCTCGAGAAAGGTGGAAGTCAGCTAAAGATGTCGCCAAGAAGGCCGGCGTGGGTCTGCAGTCGCAATTGTCTCGCACGTTCTCGCGCAGGAAGCCTGGCCAGGCACAGGCGGGACCGTCGAAAGTAGGTGCAGGTGTGACTCCAGATGCGGCTggaaagaagaacaacctcACTGACATGATGCGCTCGCTCGAGGAGAACCCGGACAGCGACGAAGGATTCAATATAGAAATAGGTGATAAGGCCCTGAAAAAGCCTAAAGGGAAACAAATGCACACCCGGAGCCAAATTTTCAAGTATGCATATGGTCAGATCGAGAAGGAAAAGGCCATGCAACAGGAGAACCATAACATGACTTTCTCAGGTGTGATATCAATGGCCAAAGAACATGATGTCACTACGAGACCAGTCATCGAGATCACCTTCAAGGACCTAACTCTAACACTGAAGGGGAgcaagaagaagctcttgaGGTCTGTGACAGGAAAGCTCTCGCCTGGCCGCGTAGCTGCCGTCATGGGCCCGTCTGGCGCAGGAAAGACCACATTTCTGAGTGCTATTGCGGGTAAGGCAACTGGGTGTGAAACATCGGGTCTGGTACTTATTAATGGTAAAATAGAACCGATCCGCGGGTACAAGAGGATCATTGGCTTTGTTCCCCAAGATGATATCGTCCATGGGAACCTAACCGTTGAAGAAAACCTCTGGTTCAATGCAAGATGCAG GCTGTCGGCAGACATGTCGAAGGCTGACAAGGTCCTCGTTGTGGAGAGGGTCATCGAGTCCCTGGGGCTGCAGGCAGTTCGAGATTCTCTGGTTGGGACAGTGGAGCAGCGTGGCATCTCTGGCGGGCAGCGCAAGAGAGTCAATGTTGGTCTAGAGATGGTGATGGAGCCCTCGGTGCTGATCTTGGATGAGCCAACGTCTGGTTTGGACAGCGCTTCCTCCCTGCTTCTGCTCCGCGCCCTTCGCCGTGAAGCTCTCGAAGGCGTCAACATCTCCATGGTTGTTCATCAACCCAG TTACACACTCTACAGAATGTTCGATGACTTGATACTTCTAGCCAAAGGGGGCATGACGGTGTACCACGGGCCAGTAAAGAAGGTGGAAGAGTACTTCACAGGGCTGGGCATCGTTGTGCCAGAGCGCGTGAACCCACCGGACTACTACATTGACATCTTGGAGGGTATTGTGAAGCCCAGCTTAAGCGCAGGTGTCACCGTGAAGGATTTGCCTCTCAGATGGATGCTGCACAACGGGTACGATGTTCCACGGGATATGCTGCAGAGTTTTTCAGATTCCGAATCGTCGTCGTTCAGAGGGAGCATAGATCATGCTTCGAGCGACGTGGATGCGGGTCCATCCATTGCTTCGGTGCTATGGGGCAATGTTAAGGATATCCTGGGGCAGAAGAAGGATGAGTATGATTATAACAAAACTTCTGAAGATCTGTCAAATCGCAATACTCCCGGCATTTTAAGGCAGTACAG ATGTGGCAAGCAGAGGCTCCGTGAAGCGAGAATACAAGGAGTCGACTACTTGATACTTTGTCTTGCCGGGATATGCCTGGGAACACTAGCCAAAGTGAGCGACGAGACGTTTGGGGCGCTGGGATACACGTACACTGTCATTGCTGTCT CACTGCTATGCAAAATCGGAGCCTTGAGATCGTTCGCGCTTGACAAGATCTACTACTGGAGGGAGAGAGCCTCCGGGATGAGCTCACTGGCCTACTTCCTGTCCAAGGACACCATAGATCACTTCAACACCATCGTCAAGCCCATCGTCTACCTCTCCATGTTCTACTTCTTCAACAACCCCAGGTCATCCATCTGGGAGAACTACGTCGTTCTCGTCGCGCTCGTCTACTGCGTGACCGGCATTGGCTACACCTTCGCCATCTTCTTCCAGCCAAGCTCTGCGCAGTTG TGGTCTGCGCTGCTTCCAGTTGTTTTGACTCTAGTAGCAACTCAGCAGAAGAACACTATCTTTGCTGATTTCTGCTACACAAAGTGGGCCCTGGAAGCGTTTGTCATTGCAAATGCTCACAA CTACTCCGGGGTGTGGCTAATAACACGGTGTGGCTCACTGATCAGGAGCGGCTACAACATCGAACACAAGGCTCTATGTATAGTGGTTCTCGTTGCTAATGGGCTACTCTTCCGCTGCGTAGCGTTCTTCTGCATGGTGACCTTCCAGAAGCACTAA
- the LOC133920904 gene encoding serine/threonine-protein kinase PCRK1-like produces MRCLPFLHGEIKEEDPITNSASVLSLSTTSTERDVRSGSDLNSMNVSDMSAESIRRTQYPSFTDRPSNLRVFSFSELKNATRNFSRSFMVGEGGFGSVYRGIIKTPDEPSERIEIAVKQLNRKGLQGQKEWLTEMNVLGIVEHPNLVKLIGYCAEDDERGVQRLLVYEYMPNGSVDDHLSSRSTSTLSWPTRLKVALDSARGLKYLHEEMDFQVIFRDLKTSNILLDENWNAKLSDFGLARHGPSEGLTHVSTAVVGTLGYAAPEYMQTGRLTAKSDIWSYGVLLYELITGRRPIDRNRPKSEQKLLEWVKPYISDVKRFPIIVDPRLEGHCNLKSMTKLASVANRCLVRMPKSRPKMSDVYEMVQKIVDSIETGTPQPPLHCHGLVSEPGTKRPKKGSLKRRFREFKFGCRQIVWRGWKPEIIKTF; encoded by the exons ATGAGGTGCCTGCCTTTCTTGCATGGAGAGATCAAAGAAGAGGATCCCATCACCAATTCGGCCTCTGTGCTGTCCTTAAGCACCACATCGACGGAGCGCGATGTCCGCTCCGGCTCAGACCTCAACTCCATGAATGTCTCTGACATGAGTGCCGAGTCAATACGGAGGACGCAGTACCCCAGCTTCACTGACCGGCCTAGTAACCTCAGGGTGTTCTCCTTCTCTGAACTGAAGAATGCCACCCGAAATTTCAGTCGATCATTCATGGTTGGAGAGGGTGGCTTTGGCAGCGTATACAGGGGCATCATCAAGACCCCTGACGAACCTAGTGAACGAATTGAGATCGCTGTTAAGCAGTTGAATCGTAAAGGACTTCAG GGGCAGAAGGAGTGGTTAACAGAAATGAATGTTCTTGGAATTGTTGAGCATCCGAACCTAGTTAAACTAATAGGCTACTGCGCTGAAGATGATGAGCGAGGAGTACAACGACTTCTAGTGTATGAATATATGCCTAATGGAAGTGTGGATGATCACTTGTCGAGTAGGTCGACTTCAACTTTATCATGGCCAACGAGACTAAAAGTAGCTCTTGATTCTGCCCGGGGACTGAAGTATCTCCATGAAGAAATGGATTTTCAG GTTATTTTCCGAGATCTGAAAACATCAAACATTCTGTTGGATGAGAACTGGAATGCAAAATTGTCAGACTTTGGTTTGGCTAGACATGGGCCATCGGAAGGTCTGACCCATGTCTCTACAGCG GTAGTTGGAACTCTAGGCTATGCTGCGCCTGAGTACATGCAGACTGGGCGCCTCACTGCGAAGAGTGACATATGGAGTTACGGCGTGCTTCTGTATGAGCTCATCACTGGCCGCCGTCCCATTGACCGGAACCGCCCAAAGAGCGAGCAGAAACTCTTGGAGTGGGTGAAACCATACATCTCTGACGTCAAGCGGTTCCCCATCATCGTAGATCCACGACTGGAGGGGCACTGCAACCTCAAGTCCATGACAAAGCTGGCCAGCGTTGCAAACCGCTGTCTCGTCCGGATGCCAAAGTCCCGCCCAAAGATGAGTGATGTGTATGAGATGGTTCAAAAGATTGTTGACAGCATTGAGACCGGCACACCACAGCCTCCTTTGCACTGCCATGGGTTGGTTTCTGAACCAGGTACGAAGCGGCCAAAGAAAGGGTCACTGAAGAGAAGGTTCCGAGAATTCAAATTTGGTTGCAGGCAGATTGTATGGCGAGGCTGGAAGCCTGAGATCATAAAGACCTTCTAA